The Labeo rohita strain BAU-BD-2019 chromosome 10, IGBB_LRoh.1.0, whole genome shotgun sequence genomic interval cacagcgatacTATAGAAGAAttatttttggttccacaaagaaccattcagtcaaaggttctttaaagaaccatctctttcttactttattataatctgaagaaccttctttcgccacaaagaaccttttgtaaaacagaaaggatcttcagatgttaaatgttctttatagaaccatttagacaaaaaaggttcttctatggcatcgtgaagcacctttattatTTAAGAGTGTGGTTCAACTAATTTTATAAGCTAAGAGAATATTTTTGtgcgtaaagaaaacaaaaataactactttattcaacagtttcttcttttcCGTGTCAGTCGACGCATGCTCATGAGAATAccataaaattgttaaatgaagtcgttatttttgttttctttgcgcacaaaaagtattcttgtagcttgaTGTCAtacggactattttaatgatgtccttactacctttctgggtcttgaaaatgtcagttgcgttgctgtctatgcaaggttagaaagctcttggatttcatcaaaaatatctttaaatttgtgttccgaagatgagcgaaggtcttacgggtttggaacaacgtgaggttgagtaattacagacagaatttccatttttgggtgaactgtctagTGGCCATCTAGTGGTTCCTGGCTCCCTGATTGAGAACCACTTCTCTGAAGTGTGCTATTTGTTCCTTTGCGGCCATCTTTCACTCTCAATGCACCATTGTGCATTAATGTGGGCCCCACAGCTGACCGTTACCCAATAGCCCATCTGGTAAAGTATAGAAGTGTAGATGAATAGGATGAATAATATTGtggtttttattttggtttggtgaaacatttaaatttgccAGAAAGCACATGCATGTGCAGCTTAAACAGATGCAGGAAACTGGCAAAACAATCTCAGCTGCTGGGAAAGTGATATCACAGTTGATGTAAGCGTCTCAGCTCTTCACCACATTGCCTCCGCACAGGAAGAACTGGGTGGGTGTCCCATTGGACAACATGAGcttctgtgtttttaattgtCTCTAGTGGTCTATATCATGATGCTTACTGGACTGTGACGATAAAGACATTGCAACAGTTTAGGTCACTGCACTGTTTATCTTTCAATCTGTCACTTAACCTTTCTCCATCTCTcttgttctgtttatttttcaagCCCTTTTGAAGTACCACCTTCTGAACTCAGTGCAGTGCTCTGAGGCCATAATGGCGGGCTCCGTCTATGGGACTCTTGAAGGCAGCAATATTGAGATTGGATGTGATGGTCAGAGCCTTACAGTCAATGGTATCAAGATGGTGCTGAAGAAGGACATTGTCACCAGCAATGGGGTGATTCATCTGATAGACCAGGTGCTCATGCCTGACTCAGGTGAGACTCTGTACCTGGGTTAAGCATGACTTTATCTTAAAGGGAAAGCTCACCCAAATACATCCTTGTGATCATTGTGTATCTTGTCTTGCAGCCAAGCAGGTGATGGAGCTTATAGGCAAATCTCAGAGCGTCTTTAGTGACATGGTGTCTGAGCTCGGCCTGTCTGCTGCCATGCAGCCTGAAACTGAATATACTATTCTTGCCCCACTGAATGGAGCCTTCTCTGGTAAGTTGACCTCATGAATCTATGAGCAAATACAGGATGTTTCTGCAGAGATAACTGTGAGCGCTCACCAGgagtctgtttttcttttttgtttttcctttggAGGAGGACtgaataaactaataaaaattatttacaaaaaacacatggttagttcacccaaaaatgaaaattcggtcattaattactcaccctcatgtctttccaaacctgtaggacctttgttcatcttcagaacacaaattaagatatttttggtgaaatctgagagctttctgaccatgcgTAGgtagcaacgcaactgacacgttcaaggcccagaaaggtagtaaggacatcgttaaaatagtccatgtgacatcagtggtccaaccgatgagaatactttttatgcacaaagaaaacaaaaataacatctttattcaacaatttcttctcttctgtgtcagtcttcataCCATGATGCATGAAAAAATTGTTgagtaaagtcattatttttgttttctttgcactcaaaaagtattctcgttgcttcataaaattatgattgaaccactgatggtcacatggactattttaatgatatccttactacctttctgggtcttaaacgtgtcagttttgttgctgtttatgcagggtcagaaagcttttgaatttcatcagaaatatcttaatttgcgttctgaagataaataaaggtcttacgggtttgaaatgacatgagggtgagtgattaatgattcatttttgagtgagctatcactttaaaatataaataaaatataaataaatataaccataattgtataattgcaataattaatatttaatatttaagtaatatttttattatatatatatatatatatatatatgtaatttctaaaaaataaaaaatatataattttataaaatatctgcCCGATAGTCCTGGttaaaatgttgataaaaaccttaaaacttaaaatgtctTTACCTGTCATGCAGATGAGGTAATCACCATGGATCAGCGTCTTCTGAAGATTATTTTGGAAAACCACATTGTGAAATTCAAGCTCTCACTGAGTGACCTCTACAACGGCCAGCTGCTCGAGACCCTGGGAGGAAAACTGCTCAGAGTCTTCATTTATCGCACGGTGAGAAAGAAAGACTTAGAGAAAGACTGAGGATCTGCAAACAATTATTGTGTAAACTCCATGAGAACATGAAAACAaccactttttaaatgtttattgtacTGGCAGTTAAGTTTTATACTCTTCATTATTTTCTTCAAATAAGCTTAAAGCTGTCCTTGTCTAACTATATTGTAACTATAACTATAGTGTCCAAGGCACAACTATCATTTATTCTCTTccttatgtgtgtgttttaggctGTGTGTATTGAGAATGCATGTATGGTCAGAGGCAGCAGAGAGGGCAGTAATGGAATCCTTCACATCATGCGATCACTGATTAAGCCACCCGAGAAAACCATCTACGAGCTGCTCGTGAAAGATGGACGCTTCAAGTGAGATTATCATTATGACATTTATTAACTAAACTGTTTAACTGTAAAGGtaacaaaataaattgtaaaaattgcaagttaatgtactatatacaataaaaacaattataatttaaCATGACAATCTCTgcatgtaattaaaaattaaaaatcattaaaatattaaatgaaaacttacataatattcattaatttatttaactacAAATAACTAATTGACTGGCTCAATTATTCCAGAATCTTCCTGTCTCTGATGGAGAGTGCTGAACTGTTAGATCTCCTAAAGCAGGAAGGAATGTACACACTCTTTGCTCCCACCGATGCTGCCTTTGGGACCCTGACAGAGGAAGACATCGCTCTTCTGAAAAGTAAACTTTTTGTCctctgtttttttatataatgtccAACTTCTGCTCGGTCTGTTTCCTCACGGTGACGTTGTGATTGTTCTGTTATCCAGGCGACATCAACGTCCTCAGGGCGATCTTGCTCTACCACTTTAGCAGTGGCGTCTTTATTAATGGAGGCTTGGAGGGTGGAGTGACTAATCTTCTCAAGACCATTCAGGGCAACAACCTTCAAGTGCTGTCTGTAAGTACACTGGAATAGTTATTTTAAGATAGGATCTTTTATCGACCATGTTTTTAGGCACTAACAAATCAACTTTATCTGACTAAACACTGTAATAAGTGAACATGTAGAGATTTCAACAAAGTCAGTTTTGTCCCAACAGTGATTAGGATAAATTTGTCCCATAATTAGCTTTTCTAGTTACATGATTAATGTATACAGGCCTTTGCACACTCCACAATGAAACTCTTAGACTTTTAAATTTGAGCCAATACTAATATTTGGGTTGCACAGGAGAGGAAGGACCTGACATACTGTTATCATCAGACAATGCAGTTAGACGCAGCACAAGTTTCCTGTGTCTGTTCTCAAAAAATTCCATGAACCAAATCCAGAACATTCACGTAAATCCATTATAGGGAAAGTACCAGTATGTTAACGCTGTGTATGAAGCTGACCTGAGTATAAAAACATGCACTGTCTCATCCTAATTAGGACTATAAACATTTCTCTTTGTGCATTTGTGTATAGCTGAAGGTCTAAGGCATTTTTGTGTGTAAGTTTGGAGAACTGTAACAGTAGTCATAACGTCCAGACAGTTTTCTGCCATCAATCAAACTCAACACAGCTCAAATCTCAAAAACGCCTCCACCCGTAACTCCCTCTAAAAGCTAGAACAAGTCCTCTAATGTTCAGACACTTCCTATGTGGAAAACTGATATCATCACTGGAAATGTAAATTTACTTTAACACAGATATCTTACAAACTAGAAAGTGGCCTCTTAATAAGTTGTCCAGCTGGTGTATGCCTACCCTTGCGAAAATTAACCttggttttattgttgtaaaagTGTGGTAaatatttgtctgtttgtttcaAAGGGTTTTATAAGACCCCACTTAAGCTTGCAAAAATCTTTGAGAACCacgatgtttattttttattttttttatgtacgtTTTATGGATGTATATAGAAAGGTCAAAATGCCacgaaaatgaaaaaattgccccattaaattaagacaaagGGGCAAATTGCCTCTGCACAATTAAACTATGTGTTACGACTGccatgattaaaataaaatgtgaaaatcagtgaaataacatttatattcgCACACACTGCTTTAGATTGGTTttatatggaagcccgtttctgccactggataaaaaaaataaaagatataaactcgcaattctgagaaataaagtcgcaattgcatgatataaatccccaattgcgagttataaaatcagaattccgagatataaagttacaattctgagaaataatgtttgaataaagtgagatataaactcgcaattctgttaacatatcagtctttttttctcctcagaactttataactcgcaattgtgagtttgtatctcacaattctgataaaaaaaggtcaaaattgtgagtttatatctcgcaattctgactttatttcttgcaattatgagtttataactgcgatatataaacttgaaataaattttttattcatcggtggaaacgggcttccatagtttacgagctgaccaatcagacgcgtttctgttgaacttaggaatgcattggccaatcagaggcgcttagattagtcagcgctgaaaacgCCGGAGCTGTTGTTGATTGCGCACATTCgcgaattccctcatcataaacagCACAGTGCATATACGGTGTAAGTAAAAGATTAATTTcgtagcttcagtgattataacggGTATGTAATAGTTTTTTCATGTGTCTTAGTAGTCTAATGTAATGGACcgacatgtttgtttgtgaagccagaatgtgacgtgcccaaaaggaaacaaaaacctttaaacggtttatattgttttctatatcgatattaataatcattattacaatataaaaactataatgtaGAATAATCTAGAATAATGAGtttgtcataatattttaacgctatgagctcctgtttttttaaatgtgtaatttagataacattttaaagagTCTCctgtaaaatattgattaaagcaATTGAGTAAATTTAGgaattttacattaaacattttaccctcacaaatgtaaaaaagccCCTGGAAATGAATTCTAGGGGGCAAATATTGtcccttaatggaaaagttcatttctggccgtgatatattatgtatatttatgttaatattgttttatgtatttcatatattttttcattttttaatatgtatataattttcctcattagtttaattaatgttaatttagttaatttaaaaaagtgtaaTGATTAACACTATCTCATTCTCAGGTTAACAACTCCATCAATGTAAATTCTGTGGAGGTTCCAGATTTTGATCTTATGGCATCCAATGGAGTGGTCCATGTAGTGAAGACCATATTATATCCTCAAGGTGAATTATTAACAGCAGTGAATGCGCtgtatgtgaatatatgtttaaaatgtcatattttggaGGGActtttaccattaaaatcaattgcatagatttttttttaatcataaatgtaCCTGTTTTTTCCACTTATGTAACTGTACAATTCCTGAGCCATATGACACAGTCCCTAGAGCTTAATAAAGAATTTCACTGCATTTCACAGATCTGCCAGTTGGCCGTGAAGACATATTGATTCTGCTGAAGAGACTCATTAAATACATGCAGCTGAAGGTACAGCAGATACACACATAATATGTGAACATTGACTCACATTATAACGGCTCCATCACATTCCAGTGCATCACcgtacaaacacacatacagttttATCAGTTggttctacttttttttttgtttggcttGTGTGTAGTTTGTATCTGGATACACCTACCGTGAGATTCCACTTACATTTATCAGTAAGTTCAGTTTcatctctcttttttatttcttcttttacATTCCACATAACATAATAACGTCGTCAGCGGCATATGGATTACATTAGTCATGTTTTCAATAATGAATATTGTGTTTCGCCTTGCAGAGAAGACTATAACCACACATGTCATTGAGAAAGGTAATACATTATTGCACcactttatcttttattttcttttatttcagaccTTATCCACTTTTCCCTGTTTCTTTCTACATCCATAAGTGCTTATTCAGTTTATTTGCAATACTGGGCTCCTCAGGCAAGCCCTTCTATGCCAGACGATTATTCCCAGAAGCACTTTTAGGTAGTCTATTTGCAAAATCGTGTATTTACGCAATCATTATTCAGTACACCAACAAGCCTGAACTTTGCCTCAGCTGCAGCCCAAGAAAACCGATTCTTCATAGAGCCCCAGAGGAGAGCGAGCATATGTTATTCTGCTGGCTGGAAGTAGCACTGGCAACTCCTCTGGTAGTTGCTGGACAGATACAGCAGATAAAGAGCCATTAGAGACATGGAGGGAGAGGATTTTGCCTCAGACCATggcaagagacctacctgctgGGTAGGAGTGAATATCAAAATTCAGGATGATAAAATTGAAAAGGAATTTATGTAAATTGATGGTATTGGAAACTTGGCTTAAAATGCGtatttgagaaaataaaaattgattaaaGCATGGGTAATGGCAGCGATTTCGAGAGTTACGACTTAAAACAGAGCTTTGGATCTCAAACTACAGTACCTGGCATTCACTGGGTACCTTTCATCTTGAAAAAGAGCTGATGTGTAAGTGTCAAAGCCCAACATTGGATCTTCCATTACTTTAAATTTGGGACTGAAATATAGAGTATTAATATACTGACAACAGTATGTAAACTGTAAAGTCTTTTATGTAACTTTACAATCAGAAAAGTATTGCTAAATCAGATCTGAAATTTTCAGAAGCTCTGCGAGGGTACGCTGTAAGAGATCCAATCCCATAGCGAGACTCTTATTTTTTGGTAAATGATAGACAAAGCTTTTCCATGAAAGATCTTTTTAATGACAAAGTTAGTTATAAATGAAATACAGATGGgactattaaaaatcaaatcatttgGAGTCTTTGTATGGATTAATTGAATTCAATGTCATAGTGTAACATTCGCATGTGTCATTCATttactgttttgtgtgtgtcaCAATGGTTCCAATCAGTTTTGAAAGCCAAACAGAATAGAATGGAATCATTATAAATGTCCAAATAACCATTGAAAAGTTTAACaacttattttacttaatattcaaGTACACactaaaatgataaatgttagAGAATGTTTAAAAAGATTACTTTCAGATagatgctgctcttttgaactttgtctATATCAAAGAGTGAAAAAAGCTGCACAACTATTTTAATTATCTTTATCAGCAACTatgaactaaacaaaaattattcatCTGCAGTTACATACTTCTTCGATCCCAGTTTGGGTTATTCTCtgtaatgtcttttattttgtacagttGTTTCTTATATACAGTCTGTTCATACTGTTTGAAATCCATCATAAAACACAAAGTGCCATTTGAGCAGAACTGTCTTAGCTCATCTTTGGCAGAATAtacttatttatgttttatgaatCCAGCAGTAGCACAAAACGTGACCTTCCTTGCAGTGTCTAGAAACAAAGGCCGGCCTGGTGTTCATTAACAGCTCTGGCAGCGCCAGTGACTAACAATGATTGGCTTAGACTCCCATTCTCATCTTTTTTAGCTCGTGATTCATATCAGTAAATGCAGCATGGAGAAACGGCACTAAGGGATTTAAAAACATTGGAAGCAAGAGAAGAGAAATGtctctaaataatttatttttcacaagtaCTGAGAAGATTATTGGAAATGTCATGGCCAGTATGTTTTGACATGACACCTGACAGGATTTGTGCCTTTCCTTTAGGTCCAAGCATCACCAAAGTTACACGAGTAATTGAGGGAGATCCAAGCGTCACCAAAGTTACACGAGTGATTGAAGGAGATCCAAGCATCACCAAAGTTACACGAGTGATTGAGGGAGATCCAAGCGTCACCAAAGTTACACGAGTGATTGAGGGAGATCCAAGCGTCACCAAAGTTACACGAGTGATTGAAGGAGATTCAAGCGTCACCAAAGTTACACGAGTGATTGAAGGAGATCCAAGCGTCACCAAAGTTACACGAGTTGTTAAAGCGAAGCCATCCGTTACAAAGGACACAAGGTTCATTGAAAGTATGTCcaaacttcattaaaaaaatcacttcATTGAAAGAATGTCCAAATTTCTTTAggaaaaaatcaatcaaatgtGTCCCTGATCCACAAAACccgtcataagggtccatttttggAAAATGAGGTTTATAAATCaactaaaagctgaataaataagctttccattgatgtatggttataTCTGGtggagatacaactatttgaaaatctggaatctgagggtgcaaaaaaatctaaaatcagctttaaagttgtccaaatgaagttcttagcaatacatattactaatcaaaaattacgttttgatatttacggtaggaaatttacaaaatatcttaatggaacatgatctttacttaatatcctaaaatTAATATCctttaaagaaaaatcgataatttgacctatacaatgtattgttggatattgctaaaaatatacccatggtacttatgactagttttgtggtccatggtcacaaatatgaaaaattgcTGACAGTTTATTCAAACTCATCATAGATGGCCTGAGGGAGATTCTTCAttgaaacagatttggagaaatttagcattttatcaCTTGCTCAACAGTGGAGCTAtggcaatgaatgggtgccatcagaatgagagtgcaacatctgataaaaacatcccaataatccacaccactccagtccatcagttttcatcctgtgaagtgaaaagctgtgttaaagctttataaaaaaaatcatcaagtCTATAATGTCGCTTTCTTCCAGATGAAAAAGTTGAGAAAGTCTAAATCATgagagaaatatgcatagaAATATCCACCATTTACAAGTGAGCAGtcaaaaatagttccaaacaaattaaatatgttgGTGAACTTTGActattatagattatggactGCTATTTTGGCTAgaagttttaagttaaaatgttattatgatAGATTTATGtctttacaaacatgcagcttttcacttcacaggaCATTAATTGGTGGACTGGAgttttgtggattacttgtggattattgtggttTCTATAAGATGTTTGAATTCTAATttcgacggcacccattcactgcagaggatacTTTGGTGTAGGGATGCTCATTTTAGCTggttaaccgttaaccgacagAAAGATTTTTGACTGATTAATATATCAGTTAACATCagttaaactgattaaaagtcatttatttttttttttttctgatttttttttttatattttgaaatgtttgctGGATggttaaagtaaaataaaattgcatttttgagagaaaaaaaaaattacgtaGGCCTAAAACatcgcattttattattacattcagagcTAGACCTGATGTCGacacaaaatgtttacaaacactataaacaAAGGCTAGCctattttagttcccctcactccacaaaaaatcttttcaatttaacagtgttcagaaaagaacaagaatgaaaaatataagaagctagGCTACTGTATATAAACGACAAGCCAAAACGAATTCATTTAGACTAACTAACGTTGAGTCTCTCATACGTCACAAATTCAAATGTTTCCGTATTCGAGATGTATTTGAattccaaaatattatttattatgtaaacctggttttgtacaTCACTCGCATTTCAGTATCcacataaaacaaattgtttggCATAATATCACAGCAGTATGTTGATAATGATTAAGCAGTGTAATTTTCccatatgtttggctgactctattttattatgataatggAAGGCTGCATTGTCAAGTTAGCAAAGCTTAActgtgtgtgcgcgtgcggTGCTGGGGcaatcatttgatttttttccttctaacaCTGGAAACGACTCTAGTCATACAGATAATCGAAACTGTAAATGGttggcttttatttgtgtacattcacaaaacaaatctttgtgcttttgtaaaaaaagaaaaataggatggttcaaaaatgaaccaaaactctgCATACTAGCAGAGTTTTTTCGTtcgttttaagtaaaaatatttttcgtataggcctattcattatatatatagcctagctttattatgtttttttctgtctgcagAAGCGCTGCAGATGCGTGATGTGtctcatgttctgttgtttgctgctttttgcgcatGTAAAATGAATCCTGGAAAACTAATTTTGGTAGTTTTAATGGGTCACAGACAgttatcctttctaaaataattaaattccaatttaaaataatcttgttggTTAACGGTTAATGATCGGATAACGAGTGTTGGCTGAcggttaggaaaaataaccgAAATGAACATCCCCACTTTGGTCAGCAAGTGATTTTCATTGTTGGGTCaactattaattattagtaaattgattttaaatgacaaactaCTGTTTTAATGTAACCTTTCCCCCTTTTTGCTCAGTTCACAGTGCCTCATCTGATGGTGAAATCGATGCTGAGGCAGAAATCAAGAGAATTGCAGGCGAAGGTCATTAATTTTAACAGCTTTATTTGGTTGTGTAgttatgtgtacattatttttttgtccaAGTTTGAAAACTGATTCTAGTGCAGTAACAACTGGATTAGAAAGAGACACTCAGCATGTTCAAGTCTGTTCTCAAAACTTTTGTTATTCTGTctgataaaacatttaaaggatTCTTGTGTCTCCATATGTTGTAGGTATAACCAAGGTGGAGACATTTCAGAATGGTGACGTACACATCCTCCGGGAGGAAGATATCCAACAAATTACTGATGCAATCACTCAAGGAGGTTGGTCCAAGAGTTTTGTATGAGTTAAAGTTgctatagtaataataaatgccTATATCGAAGCATTGTAgactttttttgtgttattttaacattatttatatattattaaagtatttaaaattttaaattcatctgaatttagttttttgtaattttgttaagtgcttttctattttagtttagcttttttatttcaattttactttattttagattgtcgcaaaggcaacatttctcattttcatttcagtttttaaagtttcatctaattcatttatagtttattttatttcagctttatttctgATAATGAAAAACATGTTCAGTTGTTTTGGTTAATAACAACAGCACTGACTTGGATACAATTTGTTTATGTATATCAAACTCATTGACACCGAATCTGAGCCAATTACACTTAAACAGGAGACTGTTCTTGAATCTTGCCCTTTAGCACGTTTCAGATACATCTTTCTCTCCTGCCAAACACTTTTACCCATAATTCTTGGCACATGTAATGTTCATGTTCTTTCctgtattgttttcttttttatgccaTTGATTCaaacattaatttgatttatgaTGTTGAAGGGTTTTGGGATCTGTAAGACTCTTTTGTAGCTTCCTACAGAGCTTGACATTTTATTAAGAGCAGCTGTGAATGCAGTGATTCGTCCTcgtttaataatgtttaatgtttgtttgtctgtccaATTTTATGCCCGTGGATTACAATCGCTAGTTACGTAACAGAATAAAGGCCCGTTGGTTTTCTCATGGCTCACACACATGGCTCTTCTCCAGATGCTTTTGAAATAAGTTCCTAACGTATGGTTTTGATTCATTCTTGGCAAGACCATATTTATGATTGCGTTAAAAGAAAGAATCGATTTTAGGACTTTTAAGCAGTGCAGCTGAAGTAAGATTAAGGCTTTCATTATTGACTATTACTCACTTATTTGGCTCAGAGTTGGTTTGACTTTCGCTCAGAAGTTTGTTCATCCACTGCTCTCATGTCTCTTTGTTCTCAAAGGCGGACCAGGGATCACCACTATAACTAGAGTAGTCAAACCAGGAGTCCAGGTTGTTGAAAGTAAGACCTAATAAATCAAATGATGATATGATCTGAGTTAAGTTTtgcttagatatttgtgtaacTGACTTGTCTTTTTGCTTGAAGCTGAACCAGGGGTTACCACCTTGACTA includes:
- the postna gene encoding periostin, with the protein product MILLFTATFTILVLSTLDQVESSAYDKIVTHSRIRAKNEGPNVCALQQVMGTKKKYFSTCRNWYNKSICGKKAMVLYECCPGYMKLEGKHGCPAVAPIDTVYGTLDLVNAKITKKYSDQSKMKEELDGAGTYTMFAPSDDAWTELDPTSKAALVSSGNIELHNALHYHMVNKRLLTKDLKNDMTLESMYNKQGLYINHYSNGVVTVNCARIIHGNQVATNGVVHVIDRVISVVKKTIKDVIETDDDLASLSAVVLRSSLQDQLGKPGHYTLFAPTNNAFGKIDRDVLERLMGDTTVLQALLKYHLLNSVQCSEAIMAGSVYGTLEGSNIEIGCDGQSLTVNGIKMVLKKDIVTSNGVIHLIDQVLMPDSAKQVMELIGKSQSVFSDMVSELGLSAAMQPETEYTILAPLNGAFSDEVITMDQRLLKIILENHIVKFKLSLSDLYNGQLLETLGGKLLRVFIYRTAVCIENACMVRGSREGSNGILHIMRSLIKPPEKTIYELLVKDGRFKIFLSLMESAELLDLLKQEGMYTLFAPTDAAFGTLTEEDIALLKSDINVLRAILLYHFSSGVFINGGLEGGVTNLLKTIQGNNLQVLSVNNSINVNSVEVPDFDLMASNGVVHVVKTILYPQDLPVGREDILILLKRLIKYMQLKFVSGYTYREIPLTFIKKTITTHVIEKGPSITKVTRVIEGDPSVTKVTRVIEGDPSITKVTRVIEGDPSVTKVTRVIEGDPSVTKVTRVIEGDSSVTKVTRVIEGDPSVTKVTRVVKAKPSVTKDTRFIEIHSASSDGEIDAEAEIKRIAGEGITKVETFQNGDVHILREEDIQQITDAITQGGGPGITTITRVVKPGVQVVETEPGVTTLTRVIKKDSHVIEGATGDTIIQSEPRIIKGPDFSKIVGGPDLLESESERITRIIKEGRSKKRAAVRRPQGLRRRLARRHSRPRQ